Proteins from one Bradyrhizobium amphicarpaeae genomic window:
- the pheS gene encoding phenylalanine--tRNA ligase subunit alpha: MTDLAQLQAQIIADIAAAADEAALEVVRVAALGKKGSISALLATLGKMSPDERKTQGAAINQAKDEVTQALAARRDVLKSAALDARLASETVDVTLPLRDAPTEAGRIHPLSQVWDELTTIFADMGFSVAEGPDIETDDYNFTKLNFPEGHPAREMHDTFFFHPKEDGSRMLLRTHTSPVQVRTMLSQKPPIRVICPGRTYRIDSDATHTPQFHQVEGLVIDKTSHLGHLKWILHEFCKAFFEVDHINMRFRPSFFPFTEPSLEVDIQCRRDKGEIRFGEGEDWLEILGCGMVHPNVLRACGIDPDEYQGFAWGMGIDRIAMLKYGIADLRQLFDSDVRWLSHYGFKPLEVPTLAGGLSA, from the coding sequence ATGACCGATCTTGCCCAGCTCCAAGCCCAGATCATCGCCGACATCGCCGCCGCTGCCGACGAGGCCGCGCTCGAAGTCGTGCGTGTCGCAGCCCTCGGCAAGAAGGGCTCGATTTCCGCGCTGCTGGCAACGCTCGGCAAGATGTCGCCGGACGAACGCAAGACGCAGGGCGCGGCGATCAACCAGGCCAAGGACGAGGTCACCCAGGCGCTCGCCGCACGGCGCGACGTTCTGAAATCGGCGGCGCTCGATGCGCGTCTCGCGTCCGAGACCGTCGACGTCACGCTGCCGCTGCGCGATGCGCCGACGGAAGCCGGCCGCATCCATCCGCTGAGCCAGGTCTGGGACGAGCTGACAACGATCTTCGCCGACATGGGATTCTCGGTGGCCGAAGGCCCCGACATCGAGACCGACGATTACAACTTCACCAAGCTGAATTTTCCGGAAGGCCATCCGGCGCGCGAGATGCACGACACCTTCTTCTTCCATCCGAAGGAAGACGGCTCGCGCATGCTGCTGCGAACCCACACCTCGCCGGTGCAGGTGCGCACCATGCTGAGCCAGAAGCCGCCGATCCGCGTGATCTGCCCGGGCCGCACCTACCGCATCGATTCGGACGCGACCCACACGCCGCAATTCCACCAGGTCGAAGGCCTCGTCATCGACAAGACCTCGCATCTCGGCCACCTCAAATGGATCCTGCACGAGTTCTGCAAGGCATTCTTCGAGGTCGACCACATCAACATGCGCTTCCGCCCGTCGTTCTTCCCGTTCACCGAGCCGTCGCTGGAAGTCGACATCCAGTGCCGCCGCGACAAGGGCGAGATCCGCTTCGGCGAAGGCGAGGACTGGCTCGAGATTCTCGGCTGCGGCATGGTGCACCCGAACGTGCTGCGCGCCTGCGGCATCGATCCCGACGAGTACCAGGGCTTCGCGTGGGGCATGGGCATCGACCGCATCGCCATGCTGAAATACGGCATCGCCGATCTGCGCCAGCTGTTCGACAGCGACGTCCGCTGGCTGAGCCATTACGGCTTCAAGCCGCTGGAAGTGCCGACGCTGGCGGGAGGATTGAGCGCGTGA
- a CDS encoding endonuclease domain-containing protein — translation MPHAVVSERQRSRAKQLRRAMTYAETLLWRYLKADRMDGVGIRRQTPIGNYIADFVCFSSKLIIELDGESHDFEERQKKDGRRDAFFAAEGFRVLRFTNDEVMTNLEGVVEAIRQAAAAGARGSPPSLTLPHKGGGNIDTAQDHSAITDKSRGKQP, via the coding sequence ATGCCGCACGCAGTTGTGAGCGAACGCCAGCGCAGCCGGGCCAAGCAGCTTCGGCGAGCGATGACGTATGCCGAAACACTGCTGTGGCGCTACCTGAAAGCTGACCGCATGGACGGTGTTGGCATCCGCCGCCAAACGCCGATTGGAAATTACATCGCCGACTTCGTGTGCTTCTCCTCGAAGCTCATCATCGAGCTTGATGGAGAATCCCACGATTTCGAGGAACGCCAAAAGAAGGACGGGCGTCGCGACGCCTTCTTCGCAGCCGAGGGCTTTCGGGTGCTGCGCTTCACCAACGATGAGGTCATGACGAACCTCGAGGGAGTTGTTGAGGCAATTCGCCAAGCAGCTGCCGCCGGCGCCCGCGGCTCACCCCCCTCCCTGACCCTCCCCCACAAGGGGGGAGGGAACATCGATACCGCCCAAGATCACTCCGCAATCACCGACAAGAGCCGAGGCAAACAGCCATGA
- the pheT gene encoding phenylalanine--tRNA ligase subunit beta translates to MKFTLSWLKDHLDTDEPLDALADKLTMIGLEVENIEDKAKALKPFTIAKVISAEQHPNADRLRVCMVDTGHGAAPVQVVCGAPNARSGLVSVFSPPGTYIPGKDITLGVGTIRGVESRGMLCSAAELQISNDHDGIMELPADAPIGAAYAEWAGLGDPVVEINLTPNRQDCTGVHGIARDLAAADMGKFKDPTIKPVKGEFPCPVQVTVEDATLCPGFAMRLVRGVKNGPSPEWLQKRLTAIGLRPINALVDITNFMTYDRARPLHVFDARKVKGNLVVRRARDGETLLALDGRTYNLDPAICVIADEHGVESLAGIMGGEASGCDDETTDVLIESALWNEINIAQTGRKLGINSDARYRFERGVDPAFMVPGLELATRLVMEMCGGTPSETVVAGKAFGEDRVIDFPLTEVKRLSGIEVTQPEMKRILTHLGFMMAGPGPVVKVAVPSWRSDVHGKADIVEEIVRIVGVDKVPMTPFERGEDARKPVLTPLQQRTRRARRALASRGVIEAVTWSFITKSAAKLFGGGQRELEVANPIAADLSDMRPTLLAGLIAAAQANANRGVSDVALFEVGQIFKGDRPEDQFTAAAGVRRGFASSEGLGRHWSGSAQADVFDAKADALAVLAAAGAPMQALQIVAGGPAWLHPGRSGTIQIGPQNALGHFGEVHPRALEALGADGPLMVFEVILDRIPEAKKKPTRAKPVIELSAFQPVTRDFAFIVDRSVKAGDIVRAAQGVDKKLITGVNVFDVYEGKGIDDGKKSIGIAVTIQPREKTLTDQEIEAVAAKIVAEVTKKTGGTLRG, encoded by the coding sequence ATGAAATTCACCCTCTCCTGGCTGAAGGATCATCTCGACACCGACGAGCCGCTCGACGCACTCGCCGACAAGCTCACCATGATCGGGCTCGAGGTCGAGAACATCGAGGACAAGGCGAAGGCGCTCAAGCCGTTCACCATTGCGAAGGTGATCTCGGCGGAGCAGCACCCGAATGCGGATCGGCTGCGCGTCTGCATGGTCGATACCGGTCACGGCGCGGCGCCGGTGCAAGTCGTCTGCGGCGCGCCGAATGCGCGCAGCGGGCTCGTCAGCGTGTTCTCGCCGCCCGGCACCTACATTCCCGGCAAGGACATCACGCTCGGTGTCGGCACCATCCGCGGCGTCGAGAGCCGCGGCATGCTGTGCTCGGCGGCCGAGCTGCAGATCTCCAACGACCATGACGGCATCATGGAATTGCCGGCCGACGCGCCGATCGGCGCTGCTTACGCCGAATGGGCCGGCCTCGGCGATCCCGTGGTCGAGATCAATCTGACGCCGAACCGTCAGGACTGCACCGGCGTGCACGGCATCGCGCGCGACCTCGCCGCCGCCGACATGGGCAAATTCAAGGACCCGACGATCAAGCCGGTCAAGGGCGAATTTCCTTGTCCCGTGCAGGTCACGGTCGAAGACGCCACGCTGTGTCCGGGTTTCGCGATGCGCCTCGTGCGCGGCGTCAAGAACGGCCCATCGCCGGAATGGCTGCAGAAGCGGCTGACCGCGATCGGGCTGCGTCCGATCAACGCGCTGGTCGACATCACCAACTTCATGACCTACGACCGCGCGCGGCCGCTGCACGTGTTCGACGCCAGGAAGGTGAAGGGCAATCTCGTCGTGCGCCGTGCCCGTGACGGCGAGACGCTGCTCGCGCTGGACGGCCGCACCTACAATCTCGATCCCGCGATCTGCGTGATCGCGGACGAGCACGGCGTGGAATCGCTCGCCGGCATCATGGGCGGCGAAGCCTCGGGCTGTGACGACGAAACCACCGACGTGTTAATCGAATCGGCGCTGTGGAACGAGATCAACATCGCCCAGACCGGCCGCAAGCTCGGCATCAATTCGGACGCGCGCTACCGCTTCGAGCGCGGCGTCGATCCGGCCTTCATGGTGCCGGGGCTGGAGCTCGCGACCAGGCTGGTGATGGAGATGTGCGGCGGCACGCCGTCCGAGACCGTCGTGGCCGGCAAGGCCTTTGGCGAGGATCGCGTGATCGATTTCCCGCTCACCGAGGTGAAGCGCCTCTCCGGCATCGAGGTGACGCAACCCGAGATGAAGCGCATCTTGACCCATCTCGGCTTCATGATGGCGGGCCCCGGCCCGGTGGTGAAAGTCGCGGTGCCCTCGTGGCGTTCCGACGTGCACGGCAAGGCCGACATCGTCGAGGAGATCGTCCGCATTGTCGGCGTCGACAAGGTGCCGATGACGCCGTTCGAGCGGGGCGAGGACGCGCGCAAGCCGGTGCTGACGCCGCTTCAGCAGCGAACCCGGCGCGCCAGGCGCGCGCTCGCAAGCCGCGGCGTCATCGAAGCGGTGACCTGGTCGTTCATCACGAAATCCGCGGCAAAGCTGTTCGGCGGCGGCCAGCGCGAGTTGGAAGTCGCCAACCCGATCGCGGCGGATCTCTCCGACATGCGTCCGACGCTGCTCGCGGGCCTGATCGCGGCGGCACAGGCCAACGCCAACCGCGGCGTCAGCGATGTCGCGTTGTTCGAGGTCGGCCAAATTTTCAAGGGCGACCGCCCGGAGGATCAGTTCACGGCCGCAGCCGGCGTGCGCCGCGGCTTTGCCTCCTCGGAAGGTCTGGGTCGGCATTGGTCCGGCTCGGCCCAGGCTGACGTTTTCGACGCCAAGGCGGATGCGCTGGCCGTGCTGGCAGCCGCCGGCGCGCCGATGCAGGCGCTGCAGATCGTCGCCGGCGGCCCCGCATGGCTGCATCCGGGCCGCTCCGGCACGATCCAGATCGGGCCGCAGAACGCGCTCGGCCATTTCGGCGAGGTGCATCCCAGAGCGCTCGAGGCGCTCGGCGCCGACGGTCCGCTCATGGTGTTCGAGGTGATCCTCGACCGCATCCCCGAGGCGAAGAAGAAGCCGACCCGCGCCAAGCCCGTGATCGAGCTCTCGGCATTCCAGCCTGTCACGCGCGACTTCGCCTTCATCGTCGATCGCAGCGTGAAGGCCGGCGACATCGTGCGGGCCGCGCAGGGTGTCGACAAGAAGTTGATCACCGGCGTGAACGTGTTCGACGTCTACGAGGGCAAGGGCATCGACGACGGCAAGAAATCCATCGGCATCGCCGTGACGATCCAGCCGCGCGAGAAGACGCTGACCGATCAGGAGATCGAGGCCGTCGCCGCGAAGATCGTGGCCGAGGTCACGAAGAAGACCGGCGGCACTCTTCGCGGATGA
- a CDS encoding sulfite exporter TauE/SafE family protein, whose product MTLTDFLPKDVNLSIAMALCAVAFVSGTARGFSGFGSALIFMPLASSIAAPRLVAALLLVIDFVAAAPLLPDAWRKADRKATAVIVLGALVGVPVGTYFLSVLEPVTTRWIISCFVAALLLLLLSGWRYRGKDHAWLSVGIGGLSGFCSGLAQTGGPPIVGYWLGRPIAPIVARANIVLFFGASDFFSLISYATTGLISRESLVLSLIVGPVYAIGVAFGASLFGRASEKVFRAICYALIAIAVIAGLPVLDGVLR is encoded by the coding sequence ATGACGCTGACGGATTTTCTTCCGAAGGACGTCAACCTCAGCATCGCGATGGCGCTCTGCGCCGTCGCGTTCGTTTCCGGTACCGCACGCGGCTTCTCCGGCTTCGGCTCCGCGCTGATCTTCATGCCGCTGGCGAGCAGCATCGCCGCGCCGCGGCTCGTCGCCGCCTTGCTTCTGGTGATTGATTTCGTCGCGGCCGCGCCGCTGCTGCCGGATGCGTGGCGGAAGGCGGATCGCAAGGCAACCGCCGTGATCGTGCTGGGCGCGCTGGTCGGCGTTCCCGTCGGCACCTATTTCCTCAGCGTGCTCGAGCCCGTCACCACGCGCTGGATCATCTCCTGCTTCGTCGCGGCGCTGCTGCTCCTGCTGCTGTCGGGATGGCGCTATCGCGGCAAGGACCACGCCTGGCTTTCGGTCGGCATCGGCGGCCTCTCGGGCTTCTGCAGCGGCCTCGCGCAGACCGGCGGCCCTCCGATCGTCGGCTATTGGCTCGGCCGCCCGATCGCACCGATCGTCGCGCGCGCCAATATCGTGCTGTTCTTCGGCGCGTCCGATTTCTTCTCGCTAATCAGTTACGCGACCACAGGCCTGATCAGCCGCGAATCGCTTGTGCTCTCGCTGATCGTCGGCCCGGTCTACGCCATCGGCGTCGCGTTCGGCGCCTCGCTGTTCGGACGCGCGAGCGAGAAAGTGTTTCGTGCGATCTGCTACGCGCTGATCGCGATTGCGGTGATCGCGGGGCTGCCGGTGCTGGACGGGGTGTTGCGCTAA
- a CDS encoding flavin monoamine oxidase family protein — protein MTITRRDFLVASAGLAAMPVLRANAAPLPREADIVVIGAGAAGIAAARRIMATGRKVVVMEAASQIGGRCITDGTTFEVPFDRGARLMHNPDTNPMIRLARSVGLDVLPAPTGQKMRIGRRNARAGETEQFLAALVRANRAIDDASRAKLDTSCASVLPKDLGDWAGAAEFMLGASFAGKDLKELSAIDKGRAQDRNAAIVCRQGLGTLITKLGEQAPVALSTPASRISWSNRDVNVETPAGKIAARAVIVTVSTNVLTSGAIKFTPDIPKRTLDAASKLGLGSYDRIVLQLPGNPLGLSRDDILIEQSNSTRTALMFANIGGSSLCSIDVGGSFGRDLSEQGEKAMAAFAREWITKLFGSEAASAVGKTSATRWNASPFVMGAMSAAAPGGQLSRKILSEPIGNVFLAGEATHETLWGTVDGAWESGERAADAALRKIGALKDDPADVPTQSTKRRRTPRQ, from the coding sequence ATGACAATCACGCGCCGCGATTTCCTTGTCGCGTCGGCGGGCCTTGCCGCAATGCCGGTCCTGCGTGCAAACGCCGCGCCCCTGCCGCGCGAGGCGGACATCGTCGTGATCGGCGCCGGGGCCGCGGGAATCGCCGCAGCGCGGCGCATCATGGCGACCGGCCGCAAGGTCGTGGTGATGGAAGCGGCATCGCAGATCGGCGGCCGCTGTATCACCGACGGAACCACCTTTGAGGTGCCGTTCGACCGCGGTGCGCGCTTGATGCACAATCCTGACACCAATCCGATGATCCGGCTGGCGCGCAGCGTCGGGCTGGACGTGCTGCCGGCGCCAACGGGCCAGAAGATGCGCATCGGCCGCCGCAACGCGCGCGCGGGCGAGACCGAGCAATTCCTGGCGGCGCTGGTGCGCGCCAACCGCGCCATCGACGATGCCTCGCGGGCCAAGCTGGACACGTCCTGCGCCTCCGTGCTGCCGAAGGATCTCGGCGATTGGGCCGGCGCGGCCGAGTTCATGCTGGGCGCGAGCTTCGCCGGCAAGGATTTGAAGGAGCTGTCCGCGATCGACAAGGGGCGTGCGCAGGACCGCAACGCGGCGATCGTCTGTCGTCAGGGCCTGGGCACGCTGATCACGAAGCTCGGCGAACAGGCGCCGGTGGCGCTGTCGACGCCGGCGAGCCGTATCAGCTGGAGCAATCGCGACGTCAACGTGGAGACGCCAGCAGGGAAGATCGCCGCACGCGCCGTCATCGTCACGGTCTCGACCAACGTGCTGACATCGGGCGCGATCAAGTTCACGCCCGACATTCCCAAACGCACGCTGGACGCGGCCTCGAAGCTCGGCCTCGGCAGCTATGATCGCATCGTGCTGCAATTGCCGGGCAATCCGCTCGGCCTGTCGCGCGACGATATCCTGATCGAGCAGAGCAATTCGACCCGCACGGCGCTGATGTTCGCCAATATCGGCGGCTCCTCGCTGTGTTCGATCGATGTCGGCGGCTCGTTCGGCCGCGATCTCTCCGAGCAGGGCGAGAAGGCGATGGCTGCCTTTGCCAGGGAGTGGATCACCAAATTGTTCGGCAGCGAAGCCGCTTCTGCCGTCGGGAAGACCAGCGCCACGCGCTGGAACGCCTCGCCCTTCGTGATGGGCGCGATGTCGGCGGCTGCCCCCGGCGGCCAGCTGTCGCGAAAAATCCTGAGCGAGCCGATCGGCAATGTGTTCCTCGCGGGCGAGGCCACGCACGAGACGCTGTGGGGCACCGTCGACGGCGCCTGGGAAAGCGGTGAGCGCGCCGCGGACGCAGCCTTGCGCAAGATCGGTGCGCTCAAGGACGATCCTGCGGATGTGCCGACGCAGTCGACGAAGCGGCGCCGCACGCCGCGACAGTAG
- a CDS encoding YiiX/YebB-like N1pC/P60 family cysteine hydrolase, with the protein MGTVLDSVGKLIAAYLSKEVPGYEPFTPSDPEHLRGVIEPGDVLLVEGNNRISGIIKYLTQSTWSHAALYVGPVEGAEEPDGEPHVLIEANIGEGVTSAPLSKYFPYHTRVCRPVGLSYEDRTTVCRYAINRIGFGYDTKNIVDLMRFLFPLPVPQRWRRRMIAIGSGDPTKIICSALIAQAFDAVRYPILPKITKAGSRAARREILHIRDSSLYMPRDFDISPYFEVVKPTIVHGFDYTALHWADKQKPLEEVAGSFGVFPETFMAPPLVPEAVDEEAPSEIPAEQMSACVAEASAAFSEHFVQLSELATYRARRRGDMYEIAA; encoded by the coding sequence ATGGGGACGGTCCTGGATTCAGTCGGCAAGCTGATTGCCGCGTACCTCTCAAAGGAGGTGCCGGGCTACGAGCCGTTCACGCCGAGCGACCCGGAGCACCTGCGCGGCGTCATCGAACCCGGCGACGTGCTGCTGGTCGAGGGCAACAACCGCATCTCCGGCATCATCAAATATCTCACGCAGTCGACCTGGTCGCATGCTGCGCTTTATGTCGGCCCGGTCGAGGGCGCCGAAGAGCCCGACGGTGAGCCCCACGTGCTGATCGAGGCCAATATCGGCGAAGGCGTCACCTCCGCGCCGCTGTCGAAATATTTCCCCTATCACACCCGCGTCTGCCGTCCGGTCGGGCTGTCCTATGAGGACCGCACCACGGTCTGCCGCTATGCGATCAACCGCATCGGCTTCGGCTACGACACCAAGAACATCGTCGACCTCATGCGCTTCCTGTTCCCGCTGCCGGTGCCGCAGCGCTGGCGGCGGCGCATGATCGCGATCGGCTCGGGCGATCCGACCAAGATCATCTGCTCGGCGCTGATCGCGCAGGCGTTCGATGCCGTGCGTTACCCGATCCTGCCGAAGATCACCAAGGCCGGCAGCCGCGCCGCCCGCCGCGAAATCCTGCATATCCGCGATTCCTCGCTCTACATGCCCCGCGACTTCGATATCTCGCCCTATTTCGAAGTCGTCAAACCCACCATCGTGCACGGGTTCGACTACACCGCGCTGCACTGGGCCGACAAGCAGAAGCCGCTCGAGGAGGTAGCGGGCTCATTCGGTGTGTTTCCAGAAACGTTCATGGCGCCGCCGCTCGTTCCTGAAGCGGTTGACGAAGAGGCGCCGTCTGAGATTCCGGCTGAGCAAATGAGCGCGTGCGTTGCGGAGGCGAGCGCCGCCTTCTCCGAGCATTTCGTGCAGCTGAGCGAACTTGCGACGTACCGCGCAAGGCGCCGCGGAGACATGTACGAGATCGCGGCGTAA
- a CDS encoding metal-sensitive transcriptional regulator, with protein MRKDIKASVGKRLGRIEGQVRGLSKMVEEDRYCIDIVTQISAVRAALRRVEEEVLKDHVAHCVEHAISSGDKADQRAKIAELMAVIGRAER; from the coding sequence ATGCGCAAGGACATCAAGGCATCCGTCGGAAAACGTCTCGGCCGGATCGAGGGCCAGGTTCGCGGTCTCTCGAAAATGGTAGAGGAAGACCGCTACTGCATCGACATCGTGACGCAGATCTCGGCGGTGCGTGCCGCGCTGCGCCGGGTCGAGGAGGAGGTCCTCAAGGACCACGTCGCCCATTGCGTCGAGCACGCGATATCGAGCGGCGACAAGGCCGACCAGCGCGCGAAGATCGCGGAGTTGATGGCGGTGATCGGACGGGCGGAGCGGTAG
- a CDS encoding heavy metal translocating P-type ATPase, which yields MNNPEHGHHHDATAHAGCGCSSHMATPAAKPAASSCCGGHGDHSGHSHDHGDTATKVKDPVCGMSVDPATSKHRFTHHGETFHFCSAGCRTKFAADPAKYLAKEKAPEPEMPAGTIYTCPMHPEIRQVGPGSCPICGMALEPEMASLDTGPNPELADMMRRFWIGGALALPAVVLEMGGHLAGPHNWIDPTLSNWIQLAFATPVVLWAGWPFFVRGWQSLLTRNLNMFTLIAMGTGVAYVYSIIGTVAPQVFPADFRGHGGAVAVYFEAAAVITVLVLLGQVLELRARDATSGAIKALLQLAPKTARRVEHDGSEHEVEIDTLHAGDRLRVRPGEKVPVDGSILEGRSSLDESLVTGESMPVTKETGAKVIAGTLNQSGSFIMRADKVGRETLLSQIVQMVADAQRSRAPIQRLADQVAGWFVPTVIAVAIAAFGAWAWFGPEPRLAFGLVAAVSVLIIACPCALGLATPMSIMVGVGRGAQAGVLIKNAEALERMEKIDTLVVDKTGTLTEGKPKVVSIVPASGFVEDDILRLAASVERASEHPLADAIMRAAKEKQLALGQVEQFDSPTGKGATGKVDGKTIALGNAGYLASLGIDTTTLHAEAERLRQDGATVINMAVDGRLAGLFAIADPVKASTPEALKALAAEGIKVIMLTGDNRTTAEAVARRLGIADVEAEVLPDQKSAVVSKLQKAGRIVAMAGDGVNDAPALAAAEVGIAMGTGTDVAMESAGVTLLKGDLVGIVRARKLSQATMSNIRQNLFFAFIYNAAGIPIAAGILYPAFGLLLSPIVAAAAMALSSVSVVGNALRLRATRL from the coding sequence ATGAACAATCCCGAACACGGGCATCACCACGACGCAACCGCTCACGCCGGATGCGGCTGTTCGAGTCACATGGCGACGCCAGCCGCCAAGCCCGCGGCCTCCTCCTGCTGCGGCGGACACGGCGATCATTCCGGCCACTCTCATGATCACGGTGACACCGCGACCAAGGTCAAAGACCCCGTCTGCGGCATGAGCGTCGATCCTGCGACCTCGAAGCACCGCTTCACACATCACGGCGAGACCTTCCATTTCTGCTCGGCCGGCTGCCGCACCAAGTTCGCGGCCGATCCCGCCAAATATCTCGCGAAAGAGAAGGCGCCCGAACCCGAAATGCCGGCGGGCACGATCTACACCTGCCCGATGCATCCGGAGATCCGTCAGGTCGGCCCCGGCAGCTGCCCGATCTGCGGCATGGCGCTGGAGCCCGAGATGGCGAGCCTCGACACCGGTCCCAACCCGGAACTCGCCGACATGATGCGGCGGTTCTGGATCGGCGGCGCGCTCGCGTTACCGGCCGTGGTGCTGGAGATGGGCGGCCATCTCGCCGGTCCGCACAACTGGATCGATCCTACCCTGTCGAACTGGATCCAGCTCGCCTTCGCCACACCGGTCGTGCTGTGGGCCGGCTGGCCGTTCTTCGTTCGCGGCTGGCAATCGCTGCTGACGCGCAACCTCAACATGTTCACGCTGATCGCGATGGGCACCGGGGTGGCCTATGTCTACAGCATCATCGGCACCGTCGCGCCGCAGGTTTTTCCTGCCGATTTCCGCGGCCATGGAGGTGCGGTTGCCGTCTATTTCGAGGCGGCTGCGGTCATCACCGTGTTGGTGCTGCTCGGCCAGGTGCTGGAGCTGCGTGCCCGCGATGCGACGTCCGGCGCGATCAAGGCGCTGTTGCAGCTCGCGCCCAAGACCGCGCGCCGCGTCGAGCATGACGGCAGCGAGCACGAGGTCGAGATCGACACGCTTCACGCCGGCGACCGCTTGCGCGTTCGCCCCGGCGAGAAGGTGCCGGTCGACGGGAGCATCCTGGAAGGACGCTCCTCGCTCGACGAATCCCTGGTCACCGGCGAGTCCATGCCTGTTACCAAGGAGACCGGCGCCAAGGTCATTGCCGGCACGCTGAACCAGTCCGGCAGCTTCATCATGCGCGCCGACAAGGTCGGTCGCGAGACGCTGCTGTCGCAGATCGTGCAGATGGTTGCGGACGCGCAGCGCTCGCGTGCGCCAATCCAGCGGCTGGCCGATCAGGTCGCGGGCTGGTTCGTGCCCACCGTCATCGCCGTCGCGATCGCCGCTTTCGGCGCCTGGGCCTGGTTCGGACCGGAGCCGCGGCTGGCCTTCGGCCTCGTTGCCGCCGTCAGCGTGCTGATCATCGCCTGCCCCTGCGCACTGGGCCTCGCGACCCCGATGTCGATCATGGTCGGCGTCGGCCGCGGCGCGCAAGCGGGCGTGCTGATCAAGAACGCCGAGGCGCTGGAGCGGATGGAGAAGATCGACACGCTGGTGGTCGACAAGACCGGAACGCTGACCGAGGGCAAGCCCAAGGTGGTCTCGATCGTGCCGGCGTCAGGTTTTGTGGAAGACGACATCCTCCGGCTTGCGGCCAGCGTCGAGCGCGCCAGCGAGCATCCCCTGGCTGACGCGATCATGCGCGCGGCCAAGGAGAAGCAGCTTGCGCTCGGTCAGGTCGAGCAGTTCGACTCGCCGACCGGCAAGGGCGCGACCGGCAAGGTCGACGGCAAGACCATCGCGCTCGGCAATGCCGGATATCTCGCCTCGCTCGGGATCGACACGACGACACTCCACGCCGAGGCCGAACGGCTGCGCCAGGACGGGGCCACCGTGATCAACATGGCCGTCGACGGCCGGCTCGCCGGCCTGTTCGCGATCGCCGATCCGGTCAAGGCTTCGACCCCGGAGGCGCTGAAGGCGCTCGCGGCCGAAGGCATCAAGGTGATCATGCTGACCGGCGACAACCGGACCACGGCGGAGGCCGTGGCACGCCGGCTCGGCATCGCCGATGTCGAGGCCGAGGTGCTGCCGGATCAGAAGAGCGCGGTGGTCTCGAAGCTGCAAAAGGCCGGCCGCATCGTCGCGATGGCCGGCGACGGCGTCAACGACGCACCGGCGCTGGCCGCCGCCGAAGTCGGCATCGCCATGGGCACCGGCACCGACGTGGCGATGGAGAGCGCCGGCGTGACCCTGCTCAAGGGCGATCTCGTCGGCATCGTCCGGGCGCGAAAGCTGTCGCAGGCGACGATGAGCAACATCCGGCAAAACCTGTTTTTTGCCTTCATCTACAATGCCGCGGGCATCCCGATCGCGGCGGGCATCCTCTATCCCGCCTTCGGCCTGCTGCTCTCGCCGATCGTCGCCGCGGCCGCGATGGCGCTGTCCTCGGTGAGCGTGGTCGGGAACGCCCTGCGGCTGCGCGCGACGCGGCTGTAA
- the nikR gene encoding nickel-responsive transcriptional regulator NikR codes for MQRITITIEDDLLAEIDAAAEARGYQNRSEIIRDLARAGLQQSTEDTAQTGQCVAGLVYVYDHAARDLSKRLVQEFHGHHDLALATLHVHLDDNNCMEMTALKGSADEVKHFADHIIAERGVRYGRVVMIPTGEGRPAKARKHGHRHG; via the coding sequence ATGCAGCGAATTACGATCACGATCGAGGACGATCTGCTGGCGGAGATCGACGCCGCGGCGGAAGCGCGCGGCTATCAGAACCGATCCGAGATCATCCGCGATCTCGCCCGCGCTGGCCTGCAGCAGAGCACCGAGGACACCGCGCAAACCGGCCAATGCGTCGCCGGCCTCGTCTATGTCTACGACCACGCCGCGCGCGATCTGTCGAAACGGCTGGTGCAGGAATTTCACGGCCATCACGACCTCGCGCTGGCGACCCTGCACGTCCATCTCGATGACAACAATTGCATGGAGATGACGGCGCTGAAGGGGTCGGCGGACGAGGTCAAGCATTTCGCCGACCACATCATCGCCGAACGCGGCGTCCGCTACGGCCGCGTGGTGATGATCCCGACCGGCGAGGGCAGGCCGGCCAAAGCGCGCAAGCACGGGCACCGGCACGGGTAG